In Pleurocapsa sp. PCC 7319, the following are encoded in one genomic region:
- a CDS encoding helix-turn-helix transcriptional regulator, which translates to MKNNISCYADLFAAMGSEPRLKIMQLLFRSYPTGMVVNEINKELKIPNSTLSHHLEKLRIENLVKVEKDKQFLCYTANAETMEDLLSFLYTGNFSSDRLWRWAETNLASIESTKILPEEEKPMSEQLFRPIWEKLFTSLGFPLPSRFTQEAITAVKFAQCESLRLKHRYVGTEQILIGLISEKSGIAWQFLSEAGLNLDQVQTEAERLIGRGKNKSMPIFMPFTRRVKEAMENALQESLKLDKNHIGTEHVLLGILGDSNSLGFKILENLGVDPSNLEKKLRSALI; encoded by the coding sequence ATGAAAAATAATATATCTTGCTATGCAGATTTATTTGCCGCTATGGGTTCAGAGCCACGGCTCAAAATCATGCAATTACTGTTTCGGTCTTATCCGACGGGAATGGTAGTCAATGAGATTAACAAAGAGCTGAAAATTCCCAATTCCACTCTTTCTCACCACTTGGAAAAGCTAAGGATAGAAAACTTGGTCAAGGTCGAAAAAGATAAACAGTTTCTTTGTTACACAGCCAATGCTGAGACGATGGAAGATCTACTGTCATTTCTCTATACAGGAAATTTTTCAAGCGATCGCCTCTGGCGGTGGGCGGAGACCAATCTCGCTTCTATCGAGTCAACGAAAATTCTACCAGAGGAGGAAAAGCCCATGTCCGAACAGTTGTTTAGACCAATTTGGGAAAAGCTATTCACTAGTCTAGGATTTCCCTTACCTTCAAGATTTACTCAGGAGGCAATCACTGCTGTAAAATTCGCCCAATGTGAATCTCTTCGCTTAAAGCACCGATATGTTGGCACCGAACAGATCCTTATCGGATTAATTAGCGAAAAAAGTGGTATCGCTTGGCAGTTTCTCAGCGAAGCAGGGTTAAATCTAGACCAGGTTCAAACTGAAGCTGAAAGATTGATTGGACGTGGCAAAAATAAATCAATGCCGATATTCATGCCTTTTACTCGCAGAGTTAAGGAAGCCATGGAAAATGCTCTGCAAGAATCTTTGAAATTAGACAAAAATCATATCGGTACAGAGCATGTATTACTTGGTATACTTGGGGATTCTAATAGCTTAGGGTTCAAGATTTTAGAAAATTTAGGGGTAGACCCTAGTAATTTAGAAAAAAAACTAAGATCTGCTCTAATTTAA
- the pruA gene encoding L-glutamate gamma-semialdehyde dehydrogenase, whose product MVSQTNTNKTDRRYESKTQDIAQELIKSTRQNSNIFNRMREQMRWDDKILDWTMSNPGLRVQMFRFIDTIPALQSKTEIAHHFQQYMSAEAVELPNALKGILNFSDPDSFPAQTAAATITKAVETLAYKYIAGENIAEVIKTIDRLRKQGMTYTIDLLGEAVITENEAQDYLQRYLDLMEQLTQKAQTWKRVEGIDLADGEDLPQVQVSVKLTAFYSQFDPLDPVGSKAQVCDRLRILLRRAAELGAAIHFDMEQYRYKDLTLAILKELLMESEFRSRTDLGMTLQAYLRDSYQDLQDLIAWAKERGHPLTLRLVKGAYWDQETINSEQNHWQQPVYNQKAATDHNYERMTQLLLENHEYLCGAIGSHNVRSQALACAIAETLKIPPRRFEMQVLYGMGDKLAQALVKRGHRVRVYSPYGKLLPGMAYLIRRLLENTANSSFLRQNQENKPIEELIAPPIVESTDTDSVTSSKPSTHPPIPFFNAPDTDYADTKRRTKAEEALSQVKKELGKTYLPLIDGEYQETPNYIDSRNPSRETELVGQVGQISLEQAEQAMNAAKSAFKSWKATSASERAEILRRAADLMEQRRHELNAWICLEVGKIIPQADGEVSEAIDFCRYYASEMERLATGKNYDLAGENNRYFYQPKGIAVVISPWNFPFAIATGMTVAALVAGNCTLLKPAATSSVIAAKLTEILVEAGIPSGVFQYVPGKGSEVGTYLVEHKDTHVIAFTGSREVGCRIYAQAAKLQPGQKHLKRVIAEMGGKNAIIVDESADLDQAVVGVAQSAFGYSGQKCSACSRVIVASSIYNAFLARLIEATKSLNVGAADNPSIQMGPVIDPQARKRILEYIAQGKEANELALEMSIPEGGYYVSPTIFSEVNPDDTIAQEEIFGPVLAVMKADNFAQALSIANGTDYALTGGLYSRTPSHIEQASREFEVGNLYINRTITGAIVARQPFGGFKLSGVGSKAGGPDYLLQFLDPRVVTENIQRQGFAPIEGAE is encoded by the coding sequence GTGGTATCTCAAACAAACACAAATAAAACAGATCGTCGCTACGAATCTAAAACTCAAGATATTGCTCAAGAATTAATCAAAAGTACCAGACAAAATAGCAATATTTTCAATCGGATGCGAGAGCAAATGCGCTGGGACGATAAGATCTTGGACTGGACGATGTCTAATCCTGGGCTGCGAGTACAAATGTTTCGCTTTATCGATACAATTCCTGCCCTCCAGAGTAAAACTGAAATTGCCCATCACTTTCAGCAATATATGAGCGCGGAGGCAGTTGAATTGCCCAATGCTCTCAAGGGGATTCTTAACTTTAGCGATCCTGATTCTTTCCCGGCTCAAACTGCTGCAGCTACAATCACCAAAGCAGTAGAAACTCTGGCTTACAAATATATTGCGGGGGAAAACATTGCTGAAGTGATTAAAACGATTGATCGCCTCCGTAAACAAGGGATGACCTACACCATCGATCTCTTGGGAGAGGCAGTAATTACGGAAAACGAAGCGCAAGATTACTTACAACGCTACCTGGATTTAATGGAGCAGCTTACTCAAAAGGCTCAGACTTGGAAACGAGTAGAAGGAATTGATCTGGCTGATGGAGAAGACTTACCTCAAGTACAAGTCTCTGTAAAACTCACGGCTTTTTATTCTCAGTTTGATCCCCTAGATCCTGTTGGCAGTAAAGCTCAAGTATGCGATCGCCTGAGAATTTTATTACGTAGAGCAGCAGAATTGGGGGCAGCAATCCATTTTGATATGGAGCAATATCGCTATAAAGATTTAACCTTAGCAATTCTCAAAGAGTTGCTAATGGAATCAGAATTCCGGAGCCGTACTGATTTAGGCATGACTCTTCAGGCTTATCTACGAGATTCCTATCAAGATTTGCAGGATTTAATTGCTTGGGCTAAAGAACGAGGTCATCCTCTGACACTAAGGTTAGTTAAAGGGGCGTATTGGGATCAGGAAACTATCAATTCTGAGCAAAATCATTGGCAGCAGCCTGTATACAACCAAAAAGCAGCAACTGATCATAATTATGAGCGTATGACGCAATTGCTGCTGGAAAACCATGAATATCTCTGCGGTGCCATTGGTAGTCATAATGTACGCTCCCAAGCATTGGCTTGTGCGATCGCCGAAACTCTTAAAATTCCTCCCCGTCGGTTTGAGATGCAGGTTTTGTATGGTATGGGGGATAAATTAGCTCAGGCTTTAGTTAAGCGAGGGCATCGGGTAAGAGTTTATTCTCCCTACGGTAAGTTATTACCAGGGATGGCATATCTCATTCGTCGGTTATTAGAAAATACAGCAAATAGTTCTTTCCTACGTCAAAATCAGGAAAATAAACCAATTGAAGAACTAATTGCTCCTCCCATTGTCGAATCTACCGATACTGATTCTGTTACATCCTCAAAACCTAGCACCCACCCCCCAATCCCATTCTTTAATGCCCCAGATACTGATTATGCCGATACCAAGAGGCGAACTAAGGCAGAGGAAGCATTATCACAGGTAAAAAAAGAGTTAGGAAAAACTTATTTACCCTTGATCGACGGCGAATATCAGGAAACACCGAACTATATTGACTCTCGCAATCCCTCCAGAGAAACAGAATTAGTAGGTCAAGTAGGGCAAATTTCTTTAGAACAGGCAGAACAAGCTATGAATGCTGCCAAATCTGCTTTTAAGTCCTGGAAGGCAACCTCTGCTAGTGAAAGAGCTGAAATACTACGCCGAGCTGCGGACTTAATGGAACAACGAAGACACGAATTAAATGCTTGGATTTGTCTGGAGGTAGGTAAAATTATTCCCCAGGCTGACGGAGAGGTTTCTGAGGCGATCGATTTTTGTCGCTACTATGCCTCGGAGATGGAAAGATTAGCTACTGGCAAAAACTATGACCTAGCTGGGGAAAATAATCGCTATTTCTATCAGCCTAAGGGAATTGCCGTAGTAATCTCTCCCTGGAATTTTCCCTTTGCGATCGCTACTGGGATGACTGTTGCTGCTCTGGTTGCGGGTAATTGTACTCTCCTCAAACCCGCTGCTACTTCTTCCGTAATTGCTGCCAAACTAACAGAAATTTTAGTTGAGGCAGGTATACCCTCTGGAGTATTTCAATATGTTCCTGGTAAGGGTTCAGAAGTAGGTACGTATCTGGTAGAACATAAAGATACTCATGTCATTGCCTTTACTGGCTCCAGGGAAGTGGGTTGTAGAATTTATGCCCAAGCAGCTAAATTACAACCTGGTCAAAAACACCTCAAGCGAGTTATTGCCGAAATGGGTGGCAAAAATGCCATCATCGTCGATGAAAGTGCCGATTTAGATCAGGCAGTAGTAGGAGTAGCCCAGTCAGCTTTTGGCTACAGCGGACAAAAGTGTTCCGCTTGTTCCCGGGTAATTGTTGCCTCCTCGATTTACAATGCCTTTCTAGCCAGGTTAATAGAAGCTACCAAATCTCTCAATGTCGGTGCAGCCGATAATCCTAGTATCCAGATGGGTCCCGTTATCGATCCTCAAGCAAGAAAGCGCATTTTAGAATATATTGCGCAAGGTAAAGAAGCCAACGAATTAGCTTTAGAAATGTCTATTCCCGAAGGCGGTTATTATGTTTCACCGACAATTTTTAGTGAAGTTAATCCAGATGATACGATCGCCCAAGAAGAAATCTTTGGTCCTGTCTTGGCAGTAATGAAAGCAGATAATTTTGCGCAAGCATTATCGATTGCCAATGGCACAGATTATGCCCTAACTGGTGGCTTATATTCCCGTACCCCTAGCCATATCGAACAAGCCTCTCGGGAATTTGAAGTAGGAAACCTATATATCAATCGTACAATTACAGGAGCGATTGTTGCTCGTCAACCTTTTGGCGGCTTTAAGCTTTCTGGCGTTGGCTCCAAGGCAGGGGGACCAGATTATCTCCTCCAATTTTTAGATCCTCGTGTCGTTACAGAAAACATTCAGCGTCAGGGTTTTGCTCCTATTGAAGGGGCAGAATAG
- a CDS encoding glycoside hydrolase 100 family protein, giving the protein MVLIAKETIEQQANRLLEESIIYYNSSPVGAVAATDSEREALNYDQCFIRDFIPAALVFIIQGKTEIVYNFLIETVSLQKQKRRIDCYQPPTGLMPASFKVESQGDNQYLHADFGDKAIGRVTPIDSCLWWIILLRAYVKATKDESLAKSDSFQEALTFILEICLGPQFEMTPTLLVPDGACMIDRPMGLSGHPLEIQSLFYFALRAAREMLQKTTDGQVLIEKINNRLGSVVCHLRDYYWLDLKKLNQIHRYQVEQFGESVVNKFNIYPESIPYWLTEWMPDQGGYLAGNLGPGKMDFRFFALGNLVSIMGSLTTDQQSQNILTLIENRWSNLVSQMPMKLCYPAIEGLTWKIITGCDPKNTPWSYHNGGSWPVLLWMMMAACQKMGREDLADRAMTIAEIRLMSDEWPEYYDGKNGRLIGKSSRKFQTWTIAGWLLAKLLRENPHCLNYVCFEKDTEAIACTI; this is encoded by the coding sequence ATGGTATTGATCGCCAAGGAAACCATTGAACAACAGGCAAATCGACTTTTAGAGGAGTCGATCATTTACTACAATAGCAGTCCTGTAGGAGCGGTAGCAGCTACAGATTCAGAACGGGAAGCACTCAATTACGATCAGTGTTTTATCCGAGATTTCATTCCCGCAGCTCTAGTGTTTATAATTCAGGGTAAAACCGAGATTGTTTATAACTTTCTAATTGAAACCGTTAGCTTACAGAAACAAAAAAGGCGGATTGATTGTTATCAGCCACCCACAGGCTTAATGCCAGCTAGTTTTAAAGTTGAATCTCAGGGAGATAATCAATACCTTCATGCTGACTTTGGTGACAAAGCTATTGGTCGAGTTACTCCGATTGATTCTTGTCTATGGTGGATTATCTTATTACGAGCTTATGTTAAAGCGACAAAAGACGAATCTCTGGCTAAAAGTGACAGTTTTCAAGAAGCTTTAACTTTTATTCTCGAAATTTGTTTAGGGCCACAATTTGAGATGACACCGACTCTACTAGTCCCTGATGGTGCCTGTATGATTGATCGTCCGATGGGACTGAGCGGTCATCCTCTGGAAATACAGTCTTTATTCTATTTTGCTCTGCGTGCTGCCCGTGAGATGCTGCAAAAAACCACTGACGGTCAAGTTTTGATTGAGAAGATTAATAATCGTTTGGGAAGTGTCGTATGTCATCTACGAGATTATTACTGGCTTGACCTCAAAAAGCTCAATCAAATTCATCGGTATCAAGTTGAACAATTTGGGGAATCGGTAGTTAATAAGTTTAATATCTATCCTGAATCTATTCCTTACTGGCTGACTGAATGGATGCCCGACCAGGGAGGTTATCTGGCTGGTAACTTAGGACCTGGAAAAATGGATTTTCGCTTTTTTGCCCTAGGTAATTTGGTATCAATCATGGGATCGCTAACCACCGACCAGCAATCTCAAAATATTCTGACCTTAATTGAAAATCGTTGGTCAAATTTAGTTAGTCAAATGCCGATGAAGCTTTGCTACCCTGCTATCGAAGGATTAACTTGGAAAATTATTACTGGTTGCGATCCCAAAAATACCCCCTGGTCTTATCACAATGGAGGTAGCTGGCCTGTACTGTTATGGATGATGATGGCTGCTTGTCAAAAAATGGGTCGGGAAGACCTAGCAGATCGCGCAATGACCATCGCTGAAATTCGCTTGATGAGTGACGAGTGGCCAGAATATTATGATGGTAAAAATGGGCGATTAATTGGTAAATCATCCCGTAAATTTCAAACTTGGACGATCGCTGGCTGGTTATTAGCAAAACTACTCAGGGAAAATCCTCACTGTTTAAACTATGTGTGTTTTGAGAAAGATACAGAAGCGATCGCTTGTACGATTTAA
- a CDS encoding NYN domain-containing protein: MESHRNYVRDRLSIFVDGNNMFYAQQKNGWFFDPRRVLEYFTKDPSIDLINAFWYTGLKDAQDQRGFRDALISLGYTVRTKILKEYYDDASGRYSQKANLDIEIVVDMFNTVEQYDRVILFSGDGDFERAIELLRSKSTHITVVSTEGMIARELRNATDRYIDLNDVRSYIEKSDF; the protein is encoded by the coding sequence ATGGAATCTCATAGAAATTACGTGAGAGATCGTCTATCCATATTCGTAGACGGCAACAATATGTTTTATGCTCAACAAAAAAATGGCTGGTTTTTTGATCCTAGAAGAGTACTTGAATATTTCACCAAAGATCCATCAATAGATTTGATTAACGCCTTTTGGTATACAGGACTGAAAGATGCTCAGGATCAAAGAGGTTTTAGAGATGCTCTAATTAGCTTAGGGTATACAGTCAGAACTAAAATTCTTAAAGAATATTACGATGATGCCTCAGGTCGCTATTCCCAGAAAGCTAATTTGGATATCGAAATTGTAGTTGATATGTTTAATACTGTCGAGCAATATGATCGAGTTATTCTTTTTAGTGGTGACGGTGATTTTGAACGAGCGATCGAATTATTGCGTTCCAAGAGTACCCATATTACCGTTGTCTCTACAGAAGGGATGATTGCCAGAGAGTTGCGTAATGCGACGGATCGCTATATAGATTTGAACGATGTTCGCTCTTATATCGAGAAAAGTGATTTTTAA
- a CDS encoding 2-isopropylmalate synthase — protein sequence MDNSKDRIIIFDTTLRDGEQSPGATLNVEEKLEIAHSLSRLGVDVIEAGFAFASPGDFEAVQKVAAQVGTEDGPIICSLARAIKADIKAAAEALQPAAKSRIHTFISTSDIHLEYQLKKSRSEVLDIAQEMVAYAKSFMDDVEFSPMDAVRTDSEYLYQVLEATIAAGATTINIPDTVGYTTPTEFGALIKGICDNVPNIDRAVVSVHGHNDLGLAVANFLEAVKNGARQLECTINGIGERAGNAALEELVMALHVRRQYFNPFLGRPKESTEPLTNIDTQHIYKTSRLVSNRTGVIVQPNKAIVGANAFAHESGIHQDGVLKNKLTYEIMDAQSIGLTDNQIILGKHSGRNAFRTRLSELGFELSETELNKAFIRFKEVADKKKEISDWDIEAIVSDEIRQPPEMFRLELVQISCGDRSRPTATVTIHTPDGEELTDAAIGTGPVDAIYKAINRVTNIPNELIEFSVQSVTAGIDAIGEVTIRLRHDDKVYSGRAANTDIIVASARAYIKALNRLYAALQNEQKLESQVGV from the coding sequence ATGGACAATTCAAAAGACCGCATCATTATTTTTGACACCACTTTAAGAGACGGAGAACAATCTCCAGGGGCTACTCTAAATGTTGAAGAAAAGCTGGAAATTGCTCATTCTCTATCAAGACTGGGAGTTGATGTAATTGAAGCTGGATTTGCTTTTGCTAGTCCTGGAGACTTTGAAGCTGTTCAAAAAGTAGCTGCCCAAGTAGGAACAGAAGACGGACCTATAATTTGTAGTTTGGCACGAGCTATTAAAGCCGATATTAAAGCAGCGGCAGAAGCTCTTCAGCCTGCTGCTAAAAGTCGAATTCATACATTTATTTCTACGTCCGATATTCACTTGGAATATCAGTTAAAGAAATCTCGCTCTGAGGTTTTAGACATTGCCCAGGAAATGGTAGCTTATGCCAAGTCCTTTATGGATGACGTGGAATTTTCACCGATGGACGCGGTGCGGACAGATTCAGAGTATCTTTATCAAGTATTAGAAGCCACCATCGCCGCAGGTGCTACCACTATCAATATTCCCGATACTGTTGGTTATACTACCCCGACTGAGTTTGGGGCTTTAATAAAAGGAATTTGTGACAACGTACCTAACATTGATCGGGCAGTAGTCTCTGTTCATGGTCATAACGATCTCGGTTTAGCAGTGGCTAACTTCCTAGAGGCTGTAAAAAATGGAGCCAGACAGTTAGAGTGCACGATTAATGGTATTGGGGAACGGGCAGGTAATGCTGCTCTAGAAGAATTAGTGATGGCACTTCATGTGCGCCGTCAGTATTTTAATCCCTTCTTAGGTAGACCAAAGGAATCCACCGAGCCACTCACTAATATTGATACTCAGCATATTTATAAAACTTCTCGGTTAGTATCCAACCGTACAGGAGTGATTGTACAACCCAATAAAGCGATCGTCGGCGCGAACGCTTTTGCCCATGAATCAGGAATCCATCAGGATGGAGTCCTCAAGAATAAGTTAACTTATGAAATCATGGATGCTCAGTCTATTGGGCTAACTGATAATCAGATTATTTTAGGTAAACATTCTGGTCGCAATGCTTTTCGCACTCGTCTCAGCGAATTGGGTTTTGAACTGTCCGAAACGGAGCTTAATAAAGCTTTTATTCGTTTTAAAGAAGTTGCTGACAAGAAAAAAGAAATCAGTGATTGGGATATTGAAGCAATTGTCAGTGATGAGATCAGACAACCGCCCGAAATGTTCCGTTTAGAATTAGTGCAAATTTCTTGTGGCGATCGCTCCCGCCCTACAGCTACAGTAACTATTCATACTCCTGACGGGGAAGAGCTGACTGATGCAGCTATTGGAACTGGTCCTGTTGATGCAATTTACAAAGCGATTAACCGAGTAACAAATATTCCTAATGAGCTAATTGAATTCTCTGTGCAGTCGGTAACAGCGGGAATTGATGCGATCGGGGAAGTGACAATTCGTTTACGTCATGATGACAAGGTATATTCAGGGCGTGCTGCCAATACTGATATCATCGTTGCCTCAGCTAGAGCATATATTAAAGCCCTAAATCGTCTCTATGCTGCTCTTCAAAATGAGCAAAAATTAGAATCTCAAGTAGGAGTCTAA
- the nadC gene encoding carboxylating nicotinate-nucleotide diphosphorylase, protein MASLPPAIIVDRLLQNWLLEDLGRGDNTTQGLFSGELTISHAIWVVKEDGIVAGLPIAARVFQLLDKEVKFSLTAKEGNFCLSGTKIADIEGTREALLTGERVALNLAMRLSGIATSTRSYVKKISDLPTRLVDTRKTTPGLRVLEKYATRVGGAINHRMGLDDAVMIKDNHIQAAGGIEKAIVLLRNNIPYPLNIEVETTNLEEVEAALKHGADIIMLDNMAPEIMTQAVKIIRDTNSRVKIEASGNITLKTIRNVAETGVDYISTSAPITRSHWLDISMRMI, encoded by the coding sequence ATGGCAAGTTTACCTCCTGCGATAATTGTCGATCGCCTGCTGCAAAATTGGTTATTGGAAGATCTTGGTAGAGGGGATAACACAACTCAAGGATTATTTTCTGGAGAATTGACAATCAGTCATGCAATATGGGTAGTTAAAGAAGATGGTATAGTTGCAGGTTTGCCGATCGCAGCTAGAGTTTTTCAGTTATTAGATAAAGAGGTAAAATTCTCTCTCACTGCAAAAGAAGGCAATTTTTGTCTGTCGGGAACCAAGATTGCCGATATTGAAGGAACCAGGGAAGCTTTGCTGACTGGAGAGAGAGTGGCATTAAATCTAGCAATGCGCTTAAGTGGAATCGCCACCTCAACTCGTAGTTACGTGAAAAAGATTAGTGACTTACCAACTAGGTTAGTGGATACTAGAAAAACCACCCCTGGATTAAGAGTTTTAGAAAAATATGCTACGAGGGTAGGCGGAGCAATCAATCATCGAATGGGTTTAGATGATGCAGTAATGATTAAAGATAATCATATTCAAGCGGCAGGAGGTATTGAAAAGGCGATCGTTCTCCTCAGAAATAATATTCCTTACCCTTTAAACATCGAAGTGGAGACTACCAACTTAGAGGAAGTAGAAGCTGCTCTAAAACATGGTGCAGATATTATTATGCTAGATAATATGGCTCCTGAAATAATGACTCAAGCAGTAAAGATAATTCGCGACACCAATTCTAGAGTCAAAATTGAAGCGTCAGGTAACATTACCTTAAAAACTATTCGTAATGTAGCGGAAACTGGAGTAGATTACATATCCACTAGTGCACCAATAACCCGATCGCACTGGTTAGATATAAGTATGAGGATGATTTGA